TGCGCGTACATGTGAGAGTCGTCTGAAGACCCATATCCTGTGTAGCCTCTGCCTTTGGGAGTCGAAGTAGGAGAATAGATATCTTGTGTAGCCAAGCGCCGGACGGTTGGTCGGGTAGAAACTTGTCGTAAAAATTGGGAACCTAGCCATTCTTTCGAAGAGAACAGGCCGAATGCATGAGGAAGGCGTACCAACGTCAATACGCCGAGAAGAATGAGGCAAACGATATTGACATGGAACATCAACATCTCCGAATCCACTTCGATTCCGGCGCCAGCACCAGTAGGACTGCCTGTAGATCTTCCCGGTGAGCCTGTGGTACCATTGGTACCTCCGACAGATGGCTGGTTGGCAACAATAGATGTCATGGTGTAGATGCTGCAATGGACGAAATTCAAAAAGTTGGTCTATCGAATTTGACGGACCAACTTCGGAGCGGATTGAGCCTTCAAGAAAACGAAAAGGAGAAATAAAAAGGAGAAATGAAAAGGAGGCTAACAAACTCCAGAGTTCGTCAAGCcagagaaaggaagaaaaaaagtgaaCTTAAATGTTCGAAAGGTAGAAAgtcaaacaaacaaatgtcTTCTCTAAGTGCCGCATTATTAAAGAATCCATTGCTATGGGTcatttgaaattgaaaataagaaaaaggGCACAGATCTGTGGAGAAAGACCGAGAGATCGCACATATGGTCATCGTTAAGGCTGCAATCTACTTCCATTTGTACATCGGGTCGTAATGTCCACGAAAAATATCCTCATCGATACACATGTCGCGATTGGTCCAAGTTTAAGAAAACTGCCACAGAGTCGCCAAGATTTAGATATATGGGTACAGGTATGTATCTGTATGTATATGCATTTGAAAGAGTACCGCTGGGGATAAGCTTAGTAACAGCAGGTAACAGCTATTTTTCTGAAAAGTTAGCATATACAAGTGAGTGTACGCGTCTACCAGGGAAATGAAAAAACGTATCTAATATTCCCTCGGCGCACCGTCATAAATTATAGCAGGGCACGACAGCACAgaaaaacatttggaaacACTAAAAGTTAGAGCGACCGCGAGATCGAGGGCCAACCAGGTCATCACTTGATTATTTCACACATGATCCAGAACGGAACCACACACAAACCTATATCAAATGTGAAAATAGCTTCGAAAATAGATGGGGTCGCGGGAAGGGCACGTCGCAGACACGGTAAACTTGTATATTCCTGATCATTTCAGAAAAAATGGGATCCTGTAGATGATTGAAACGGTGGTCAGTATTGATATGTAAAACTTCAGTGACAAAAGAAGGTAAGCTTTCGGTTTGGCTTTGGTAGGTGTTCAAGAGAGTCTTTAACTGGTATGTACTTACGAATGCTCTTCCGAGTGGCTCAGTCGTCGTAAAAAGCCAAGATCATAACGCCTAGAAACGGTGTAGTGAGGTTGAAATCCACTCTGTTGTTGTATGTGGTGTCGCGGGGTCGTTTCCATGGTTAGGATACGGATGCAGGATCACATTGCAGGCAGGTATGCGGCAGAGGGCAGTGCCTCTTTGCAGCATGCCAGTCACTGAGTCAAGAGTGTCTCAATACCACTTTCCCGGAGATGAATTGATTGAGGAAAAAAGTTGATGTTACACTCGTGGGAGTCTTATCGTCTTATCACTGCATTGGGTTGACTCAATGGCATTTGCTTGCCTCATAGGTAAGCGTTACCGCCCAATCTTTCTGCAATTCCCACCTACAATATGTAGAAGGACCATATCGCACTGGTTGAGTCAAACTGTGGAGTTGATATATGCAATTGACGCTAGGATTGTATGTAGTATCTGGACGACTTTTTTCAGTGGTAATGGAAGTATTTAATTTTCTGAGCAACCGTATGTGGTGCCAATGACAAAACTGACTTGTTTTTTGACCATACTCTGTATGGAGGTTTCAGAAAATGCAGAAGTTTCCACAAATCCTCAAGGTTAAGAAAGGACAAACTTAATGAGATGTAGACACTATGGCACCAATTGTCGGGCGTCCGGGAGGTTGACATTGGAAGTGCTGCCTTTCATGCCTTGGACCGAATTGTCTACGAAGTTACTACTAGGTCAAAAGATAACTCTAAGCACGAGTCTAAGCAGTACAGGATGCCATGGGTTCCTACTCTTTATCATTTTCAGTGGATGTTTGCTCGAGTTTCCAAATGTTATTCAATGATTCGATATCGGGATCATGGGCCGAGTGAAGATTTAGAAAAACCGAAATTGCTTCCTGTAAGGGAACGAGAATATTCATGgctggatagaagttggtTTGGGCAGGTAAAAAGGAGCCGCGGATTTGAAGTTCACGGACAACCTGTTCTGTTCTGATGTTCTCCTCGCAGAATTTCACTATGGCCTTGGATGTGGTGATCGAATCTATGATTTTCTCCAATGGGGCCATTGGAGGAACATAGATGGATAGTACTTCCGCCACCTTGTCGTCAATAGTCGCAAGGCTTTCGATATATTTGTTATGTTTGCCATGAAGCTGGAGCAAATTATCTCGAACCTAAGTACATAAGAGTTGATTTTACACTCTATAAAACGTAAAACCTGAGGATATAATCTTACGCAATTCAGGCGAGATGCCAACTTTGTGTCATTCATGTTCACAGTTTGCTTGTCCAACGTTTTATGCCTTGGGAGCTGCTGCGTGTTCATCAAGATGATTTTCAATGTTTTGAGGCAGGACGACATGGTGTCTTTTGTTTGGTTATGATTTGACGACAATAGGACTTCCGAGTGACGTATTAAAGCCTTGAGACGTTCCTCTAGAGCTTCTCTTTTTAGGCGAAACGTTTGCGTTTGACTTATGTGAGGTATTTGTTTGATGTTTTCGATCACCTGTTGGTACTGCGCCAGTAGGTAGGAACCATCCGGCCGCTCCCTCAGGCGGTGCTGAGACAATGAATATAATTCTGAAGACATATTGTTCTAGGCGAATGAACGGAATGTTAATAAAGATTGTTGTAGACAAGGGTATGCACACCTCAATTTCATCGATGACATCTTTGTTTAAAGAAGTAAAGCGCGTAAATTCTTCACTGTCCACGTCATTCCATGGCTGTTTTGATTCAGAGTTGGACTCGAGGTCCAGTAAAGTTTGACTGAGTTCTAAGTGGTAGCTTTAACAACTAGTCTGAACAGCAATGTAGATACCTACTACCGATGAGAGTTTCTTGGTACTGGGACCGAcgtcttctttccttctcgAGGCGTTCTAAACTAATAAGTTTGCTTTATGCATTGTCAATTTCGTGAGATGTGGCATGCAATAATGTGTTTTCAGTACTGGTCACTAACTCACTTTATAACATCAAGCCGGAAGGCCAGCGAATCATTTTGATCCATGTTTTATGAATTTGTTGGCTGATACTAATGGAAGATTGACTATATCGAGGGACTTGCAAGGAAAAGATTTCATGCTCGATGGCTTTGCAGCTTCTTGAATTTAAACTATACAAAATCATTAATTATGTCATAAAAATACACCTCCCTCTTCACTAGTAATCCTATTTTCATGGCCATGTTCCGAGCTTCCTGTAGTCACAGGAGGTTCGAGTATGTGCTGAGTGGGTTGTAAATCGTAGTGTAAACCCGTCATTAGGCCTTTTTCTGTTAATGCCATCTTCAGAATCGTAATGCGCTCCTGCTGAGAACCACTGTATGAAGGTTCACATTATGGGTAAGTCCTGttagaaagagaagaaggtACATACATCACTTGTTCGTTCTCTTCATATGCCTTCTTGATATCTGGGTCGTGTTGCTCTTCTTGAAGAATAGATTGCGTCTCGCGCAGTTTCCGTAAAGAGTTTTGAAGCCGCGAAATCTCTGACAACAATTCAAGCCAGCCTACATTGCAGTTGGCAATATATACCTTCGGTTATAACGGAGACATCCAGAGCGATTGCTTCGCGCAGAGTAAATGGCTGATAATATCGTGGAGAGTAGTCCATGGAAGTCGCGGAAAGAATGACGTCTCAGCTGCACTAAGCCTTGGCAATCGGAGTACAAATAACACGTCAGAAACTGTCCCGGGTCATATTGAAATCAATTCAATCGACAAAGTATCTACGTTATAATCCAACTCGCAGTCAAGTGGTTATCAGTAATGTGAGCACTCTCTGACTATAGCTTCCAACTCCGGACTTCACGATTGTTTGAAGATCTCAGGCCAGACTGTCCTCAAATCCTCCAATGTCGTGATATCAATCACATCATTGTCAGTAGCACCAGGTTCCCTTGCGTCGTCAATTTCTTTGATCCTTCCACCTTCCATAGCTTCGAGTCCCTTTTCACAGAAATGCACACAGTGCGCCCAGCCCAGTTTACGGGCCGCGTCAACGTTTTTACGGttgtcgtcgacaaaataGCATTTCGAGGGGTCTGTAACATTCGCCTGCTTCATTGCCTTTTTCAATTTTATTGAGTGCATATGTGGCAAGTGACCAAAGTTGGGCGCGTACCATTTCGTAGTATTCTGGTTCAGGTTTACAGACAAAATCCTTGACGAGATAGTCACAGTACACAAGTCCTTCAATTAGATCGTCCAGCTTTAAGATGCGTAGAACACGTTCCGCATGCTGTTCGAATTAGATTGTAAAGGCTGCGCTGGATATACATTGGCCTACCGGTCGATATGCGTTAGTCAATCCCCAGATGCGAGCTTTGGAGGTATCAATGTCCTGAAAAAGCTTTCTGACAGTTGGATCGTAAGCGATCATATCCTCGAGTGGTAGAGATCCATCACATTGACGGTCAAAATCTAGGGGGTCTTTCGTGGCGTTAACACTCGTGATAGAGGCCATGTAAGGGCACAAACTACACTACCAACGTCGTGATGCCTGGTTAGACCGCGCAATGCAAGACCATATTGAGTATAATATTTCAAGTGTAATTCAGAAGCCTCTTCATGGGATAATCCAAGGCGGAGAAAGTAGGCTAAACATATGCATGTTGAATGACATCGATTTCCAACTGATACACCGCTGGCTAACCATGGATACGGGCGCCCATGGCATGGGAGATATTAGAGCTTGCCGAGTATAGGGTATTGTCGATATCAAACCAGATGACGAGACGATCATCCTCCTGAGAGTTGGCCATGGACAATTGTGGTGGTAGGGAAAGGCAGGCGGAGACGGAGGCATATCGCTATGATGTCCGATCTATATCATTGAttaatcttatcttatcaaacTCGATTAGATTCGGTGTTTTCCGTGGAACTATGTAGTCTCATCAAGCCACAGTCCGGCTCCTAATCCAGCCTTGGACAATATTATAGGCATCGGCCTCGACGACCTCAAGAACACAAGGTGCGTACTCGACAAGGATACTATCACTCTATTCACCTCATTGGCGTTTATAGAATGGCCAGAAGCAAAGAACTCGTCCCCGGCGTTGGGCGTCTTTCCCGCTCCCAGGTATTCGCCAAGCGCGCTCTCTACAAGGGCCAAAAAAAATCGACCAAACCCGCTGCCGAATCGCCCGCTGAGACCGTCGAGAAGGCCATTGGTGGAGAGAAGAACGGCGGAAAGCGCCTTGTACCTACTACAAAAGCTCCTCGCTTCTACTCTGCTGAGGATGTGCGCCAGCCCAAGAAAAGCCGCAAGTCCCCCAAGCCCCCCTCCCTCCGCTCTTCCATCACCCCCGGAACCGTTCTTATCCTGCTCGCTGGACGCTACAGAGGAAAGCGCGTTGTGTTCCTGAAGCAGTTGACCAGCGGGTTGCTGTTGGTCACTGGCCCTTACAAGATCAACGGAGTGCCCCTGCGACGAGTTAACCAGGCATATGTCATTGCCACCTCCACCAAAGTTGATATTTCGGGCCTCAAGGTGAGAGCGTCTAGTTACTCGAATCTATAGATGGGGTTTACTAATGATTGCGAATTTAGGTCGATGAGAAGTTCAACGACTCCTACTTTGCCAAACCTTCCACCAAGACTGCCAGCTCGGCCGAGGAGGAGTTCTTTGAGGACGGCAAGCCCAAGGCCAAACAGCCTATTCCCGAGTCCAAGGCTGCCGATCAAAAGGAGGTCGACAACGCACTCCTCGCTTCCATCAAGAAGACTGAGAACCTTTCCAAATATCTCAAGGCCAGCTGGGGTCTGTCGAAGGGCCAATTCCCTCACCAATTGGTGTTCTGAACGCTGGAAGAGATGGAATGGGGAAGCGGGTTGCAACGCTAGGCTCTTAGGATATATGCTATGTTTTGTGACCATTACTTGCGTTGACAATCATCACTGTATGCAAGAAAACACCCGATGTGAGCTATGCCTGAGATACTTACTCGATTGGCAATACCTGTAATAGTGATTGTGAAATGTTGGAACTTGGATAATGTATATTGTATGGATGGTTTGTTAATGTTTGAGTGCGCTTGCGACGCGCCAAGCCAGCGATCACTTTGGCTAAAATCGGAGTTGGTGAAAACCATTTGGAGCATGTTGGCTCTTCATAGAGCGCGCCTGCGGTCGCCAATACTCAAACCACCGTATCGGAGCCCCACAGACCGTCGTTTTTTTGTCCAGAGCGTTTGCAATGGCTTTCTCGATCTCGCACTTGCATTGCCGATTCCTCCATCGCTCCCGACATATTCAACGACTATAATCATTGTCACTCTCGTCACTCGTTTTGCCCTTCTGCCTGTCTCTATATGGGTTCGCTTTCCTTCTTCGCTGCTGTCCGAATACTCAGGTTCCCTTTTCGTTGCAGGGTAAGGAGCGTTCACGGCGATTGGAAGAGATCGTCATTCCGGAAGTCGAAAAATTAAAGCCCCTCGTCTCGAAGCGCGTTCTAGAGGAGATGAAGGCGGCTGGCATACGGGGAGACAAAAAGGCCTTGCAAAAAATGCATTCCGAGAAATGTGTACAAGTGGTGCGTTTCTTTATTGCAAGTGATGCAAGTCCTTCATTTGATCGAGTCTCGCTCTGTCTTGTAGTTAACTGCACGACGGAAGGAACTTATGAAAGAACACAAATGTAACCCCGTTCCAACCATTGTAATCCCCCCATTATCACAGCTGCCCGTATTTGTTGGTTTCACCATCGTCTTGAGTCGCCTTTCTGTCGTCCCGACGCCTCTAGACTCGGAGAGTTTCTTCACATTGACCTCCCTGATACATCCTGATCCTACCATGACGCTCCCCGTAATTCTTGGGTTTTTGACCATGGCTAATGTAGAGTCCGGGAACTGGGTCATGAACGCTGCAGAGAAGGAACAGAAGCGGGCGGTTGAAGCGCAGGAAGAAAAGCGCGTAGCTGCTGGAGGAAAGCCTCGCATCCATCCGGGTAACATCATCAAGTCGGTACTCAGGACTGCGTCCGTTATTCGAATTATCATCGCTGCAATGGCCCCCGGTGTATGTATAGCCTTCTTATATATACTGTTCAATTATTCTCTAACtgccattttttgtagaGCGTTACGCTTTATTGGGTCACTTCGGCTGCGTTTGGCTTGGTGCAGACATGGTATATGGAGTGGACAGACGCACTTCGTAGACGACGAGGTATGGCCGTGCACCTGGCAAAGGATAATCCTCCGATCACACCAAATAAACCCAAGCCCCGCAAATAGACAAGTTTTGTGAGTCCTACTCTCCTTCCAGAACCGGAATGAAAATACAAGTGGTACGAGGGAACCCCGCTCTATATATTTTCGATGGAATGGTGGTATCCCATGACTCTTTCTTGATCTAATATGACCGAACCCGCTATCCTTCATAGTATATAAAATTTGCTTGCTTatcttttttgtttataCAGGTGGCATGTCCGACTCTTCGTTGCCAAACTACATCAATGTGTAGACTGTCAGGCAATCTGTTATTGATTGCTAGAATTATTTATATCACACTTACTGTACCTACGCCAACACCATTAGGAAAACGAATTttggaaagagaaaaaagattTGCTGAGTATTACAATAGGTGAAACGTCCACACATTCCATATATACATTACGAGACATGATTGCATAAATATTTATCCAAGGCCACCCCATGGCCCACGGATTCTGCGCGCAAGTTGGATATCTCGGGTCATTATGGTCACTCGTTTTGCATGAATGGCACAGAGGTTTCTATACATTGGAAAACATGAGTCCCTTGCTGAGATGAGGAAACCGTCGCAAACTCACGCGTCC
The sequence above is a segment of the Psilocybe cubensis strain MGC-MH-2018 chromosome 4, whole genome shotgun sequence genome. Coding sequences within it:
- a CDS encoding hypothetical protein (Uncharacterized protein C24B11.05); the encoded protein is MGARIHAYFLRLGLSHEEASELHLKYYTQYGLALRGLTRHHDVDPLDFDRQCDGSLPLEDMIAYDPTVRKLFQDIDTSKARIWGLTNAYRPHAERVLRILKLDDLIEGLVYCDYLVKDFVCKPEPEYYEMAMKQANVTDPSKCYFVDDNRKNVDAARKLGWAHCVHFCEKGLEAMEGGRIKEIDDAREPGATDNDVIDITTLEDLRTVWPEIFKQS
- a CDS encoding 60S ribosomal protein L6-2 translates to MDNCGGRERQAETEAYRYDIRCFPWNYVVSSSHSPAPNPALDNIIGIGLDDLKNTRMARSKELVPGVGRLSRSQVFAKRALYKGQKKSTKPAAESPAETVEKAIGGEKNGGKRLVPTTKAPRFYSAEDVRQPKKSRKSPKPPSLRSSITPGTVLILLAGRYRGKRVVFLKQLTSGLLLVTGPYKINGVPLRRVNQAYVIATSTKVDISGLKVDEKFNDSYFAKPSTKTASSAEEEFFEDGKPKAKQPIPESKAADQKEVDNALLASIKKTENLSKYLKASWGLSKGQFPHQLVF